In Ailuropoda melanoleuca isolate Jingjing chromosome 4, ASM200744v2, whole genome shotgun sequence, the following proteins share a genomic window:
- the KCNF1 gene encoding potassium voltage-gated channel subfamily F member 1, with amino-acid sequence MDAAGERSLPEPGSQDSRAGDDIEIVVNVGGVRQVLYGDLLSQYPETRLAELMGCLAGGYDTIFSLCDDYDPGKREFYFDRDPDAFKCVIEVYYFGEVHMKKGICPICFKNEMDFWKVDLKFLDDCCKSHLSEKREELEEIARRVQLILDDLGVDSAEGRWRRCQKCVWKFLEKPESSCPARVVAVLSFLLILISSVVMCMGTIPELQVLDADGNRVEHPTLENVETACIGWFTLEYLLRLFSSPNKLHFALSFMNIVDVLAILPFYVSLTLTHLGARMMELTNVQQAVQALRIMRIARIFKLARHSSGLQTLTYALKRSFKELGLLLMYLAVGIFVFSALGYTMEQSHPETLFKSIPQSFWWAIITMTTVGYGDIYPKTTLGKLNAAISFLCGVIAIALPIHPIINNFVRYYNKQRVLETAAKHELELMELNSSSAGDGKVGCSRSDLDSLPPEPIGEEGPSWSSRLKISHSDTFIPLLTEEKHHRTRLQSCK; translated from the coding sequence ATGGACGCGGCCGGGGAGCGCAGCCTCCCGGAGCCGGGCAGCCAGGACTCCCGGGCTGGCGACGACATCGAGATCGTCGTCAACGTGGGGGGCGTGCGGCAGGTGCTGTACGGGGACCTCCTGAGCCAGTACCCGGAGACCCGGCTGGCCGAGCTCATGGGCTGCTTGGCGGGGGGCTACGAcaccatcttctccctgtgcGACGACTACGACCCCGGGAAGCGCGAATTCTACTTCGACAGGGACCCGGACGCCTTCAAGTGTGTCATCGAGGTGTACTATTTCGGGGAGGTCCACATGAAGAAGGGCATCTGCCCCATCTGCTTCAAGAACGAGATGGACTTCTGGAAGGTGGACCTCAAGTTTCTGGACGACTGCTGCAAGAGCCACCTGAGCGAGAAGCGCGAGGAGCTGGAGGAGATCGCGCGCCGCGTGCAACTCATCCTGGATGACCTGGGCGTGGACTCGGCCGAGGGCCGCTGGCGGCGCTGCCAGAAGTGCGTCTGGAAGTTCCTGGAGAAGCCCGAGTCGTCGTGCCCGGCGCGGGTGGTGGCCGTGCTGTCCTTCCTGCTCATCCTCATCTCGTCGGTGGTCATGTGCATGGGCACCATCCCCGAGCTGCAGGTGCTGGACGCCGACGGCAACCGCGTGGAGCACCCGACGCTGGAGAACGTGGAGACGGCGTGCATCGGCTGGTTCACCCTGGAGTACCTGCTGCGCCTCTTCTCGTCGCCCAACAAGCTGCACTTTGCCCTGTCCTTCATGAACATCGTGGACGTGCTGGCCATCCTGCCCTTCTACGTGAGCCTCACGCTCACGCACCTGGGCGCGCGCATGATGGAGCTGACCAACGTGCAGCAGGCCGTGCAGGCCCTGCGGATCATGCGCATCGCGCGCATCTTCAAGCTGGCCCGCCACTCGTCGGGCCTGCAGACCCTCACCTACGCCCTCAAACGCAGCTTCAAGGAGCTGGGGCTGCTGCTCATGTATCTGGcggtgggcatctttgtcttctCGGCCCTGGGCTACACCATGGAGCAGAGCCACCCCGAGACCCTGTTTAAGAGCATCCCCCAGTCCTTCTGGTGGGCCATCATCACCATGACCACCGTCGGCTACGGGGACATCTACCCCAAGACCACCCTGGGCAAGCTCAACGCGGCCATCAGCTTCCTGTGCGGGGTCATCGCCATCGCCCTGCCCATCCACCCAATCATCAACAACTTTGTCAGGTACTACAACAAGCAGCGGGTCCTGGAGACGGCCGCCAAGCACGAGCTAGAGCTGATGGAGCTCAACTCCAGCAGCGCGGGCGACGGCAAGGTGGGGTGCTCCCGCAGTGACCTGGACAGCCTCCCGCCGGAGCCCATCGGGGAGGAGGGGCCGAGCTGGAGCAGCCGGCTGAAGATCTCCCACAGCGACACCTTCATCCCTCTCCTGACCGAGGAGAAGCACCACAGGACCCGGCTCCAGAGTTGCAAGTGA